A stretch of Caenorhabditis elegans chromosome IV DNA encodes these proteins:
- the twk-9 gene encoding Potassium channel domain-containing protein (Confirmed by transcript evidence) — MFLVDNLKSTLAEASTLFVHVALIAGVAVYTVFGALSMQWLESPDRVRALLKRELKPVESLPPPPSISGLPDRITRVYLGEELAILDPGVHECLERTILTLFHDTKCDPYSFEHLNIELIDRCYAEANVPIPEGYGGQPRKKIKNKEEEKDVIDETPAEKWSIGNSVIFAFTVITTIGYGHVAPETFEGRLFLIFYGVIGVPFTLLTIADLGMFLTRFLKNLLTMARRFAHYLVKLYQKAKKQRNKSQKTSPVMPDSERSEVWNTGKEMKEMSMRTAREPGEGDEIEVIENGNDENGKEEDEEEPENNEPRKTEESIALGITFTCYLVAGAKILSVYEPEMDFFKALYFNFVTLTTIGLGDFVPKSFDYLLITLIYIGIGLALTTMAIEIAADLLKKLHYIGRKMENVGQAVVWFGGKKMTMKSLVKHLGDQFNIPEEELANFDMSAFVDNAIKVEKGEIATLRKPPTPPVVFRERAFSFSNVRNSSESALKYVDDNRFSKTTQPTIYTVIIHETTRTIDTLHNLADAIRRDPSIPRLDLDVHYLTDMSAPTSFDENYLRTYTNARRK, encoded by the exons ATGTTTCTTGTGGACAACTTAAAGTCCACGTTGGCTGAG GCGAGTACACTCTTCGTTCATGTTGCTCTTATTGCTGGTGTAGCTGTCTACACTGTCTTTGGTGCTCTTTCAATGCAATGGCTTGAATCTCCAGATAGAGT acGTGCTCTTCTGAAGCGTGAGTTGAAACCAGTAGAGAGTCTTCCACCACCTCCATCAATATCTGGTCTACCTGATAGAATAACACGAGTGTATCTTGGAGAGGAACTGGCAATTTTGGATCCTGGT GTTCACGAATGCCTCGAACGAACAATTCTTACGTTATTCCATGACACCAAGTGTGATCCATATAGCTTTGAGCATTTAAATATTGAACTAATTGATAGATGTTACGCAGAAGCAAATGTTCCAATTCCTGAAGGATATGGGGGTCAACCTAGAAAAAAGATTAAGaacaaagaagaagaaaaagatgtAATCGATGAAACTCCTGCAGAAAAATGGTCAATTGGAAATTCTGTCATCTTTGCGTTCACCGTTATTACAACTATAG GATATGGTCACGTGGCACCTGAGACGTTTGAAGGTCGTCTATTTCTAATCTTCTATGGCGTTATTGGAGTCCCATTCACTTTACTGACGATTGCTGATTTGGGAATGTTCTTAACAAGATTTCTAAAGAATCTTCTAACAATGGCAAGAAGATTTGCACATTATTTGGTGAAACTGTATCAAAAAGCaaagaaacaaagaaat AAATCCCAGAAAACGAGTCCAGTGATGCCAGATTCTGAGAGATCAGAAGTTTGGAATACTGGAAAAGAGATGAAAGAAATGAGTATGAGAACTGCTAGAGAACCTGGAGAAGGTGATGAAATtgaagtaattgaaaatggaaatgatgagaatggaaaagaagaagatgaggaGGAGCCGGAGAATAATGAACCGAG AAAAACGGAAGAATCAATAGCTCTTGGAATAACATTCACATGCTATCTCGTGGCCGgagcaaaaattttatcagtttacGAGCCAGAAATGGACTTTTTCAAAGCTTTATACTTCAATTTTGTGACACTTACCACCATTGGACTGGGAGATTTTGTACCGAAAAG tttcgaTTATCTTCTCATTACTCTAATTTACATTGGAATTGGCTTGGCTCTGACTACAATGGCAATTGAAATTGCAGctgatttattgaaaaagttgcattatattggaagaaaaatggaaaatgttggTCAGGCAGTTGTTTGGTTTGGAggaaaaaa AATGACCATGAAATCATTGGTTAAACATTTGGGAGATCAATTCAACATTCCAGAAGAAGAACTTGCAAATTTCGATATGTCAGCATTTGTGGATAATGCAATAAAAGTCGAAAAAGGAGAGATTGCAACGTTGAGG aagccGCCTACACCGCCTGTTGTATTTCGTGAACGTGCATTCAGTTTCAGCAATGTCAGAAATTCGAGTGAAAGTGCTCTCAAATATGTAGACGATAATCGATTCAGTAAGACAACTCAGCCAACTATATATACAGTAATCATACACGAAACCACACGTACAATTGACACTTTGCACAATTTGGCAGATGCTATTCGGAGAGATCCATCG ATTCCGCGCCTGGACCTAGACGTCCACTATCTGACGGATATGTCAGCTCCCACATCATTCGACGAAAACTATCTTCGAACCTATACAAATGCACGTAGAAAATAG
- the dcaf-1 gene encoding DDB1- and CUL4-associated factor homolog 1 (Confirmed by transcript evidence) translates to MGAAIDDLVDAVDEEVDEDELGTDGDDDDSGSWRTTNSIDSEDINLDDLDEEEARVVENEGNNERPARPVDPIEAAAAARRAILGRGLRDLRMGIRGGNRRRNGGGLEQAEMLNARAEEQRVSFMEALVRGAEAERREEEGGDDGESSSSSSSDTDEYQSEEEEINSVSTTALNPALRRRNRRPDDEA, encoded by the exons ATGGGAGCGGCTATTGATGATTTGGTAGATGCAGTTGATGAAGAAGTTGATGAAGATGAATTGGGAACTgatggtgatgatgatgatagtGGAAGTTGGAGAACAACTAATTCCATTG actcaGAAGACATTAATCTAGACGATCTCGACGAAGAAGAAGCTCGTGTCGTGGAAAATGAGGGCAACAACGAACGCCCAGCGCGTCCAGTAGATCCAATAGAAGCAGCAGCTGCTGCTCGTCGAGCCATCCTCGGCCGCGGTCTCCGAGATCTTCGAATGGGAATTAGAGGAGGTAATCGTCGTCGAAATGGAGGTGGTTTAGAGCAAGCTGAAATGTTGAATGCCCGAGCTGAAGAGCAACGAGTTTCGTTCATGGAGGCTCTTGTTAGAGGAGCTGAGGCTGAACGGAGAGAGGAAGAAGGTGGCGATGACGGAGAAAGCAGTAGCAGCAGTAGTAGTGATACTGATGAATATCA atCCGAAGAGGAGGAGATCAACAGTGTCAGTACAACCGCCCTCAATCCAGCTCTGCGTCGAAGAAATCGTCGTCCTGACGATGAAGCATAA
- the twk-9 gene encoding TWiK family of potassium channels protein 9 (Confirmed by transcript evidence), translating into MKCSFHIPEKYQWASTLFVHVALIAGVAVYTVFGALSMQWLESPDRVRALLKRELKPVESLPPPPSISGLPDRITRVYLGEELAILDPGVHECLERTILTLFHDTKCDPYSFEHLNIELIDRCYAEANVPIPEGYGGQPRKKIKNKEEEKDVIDETPAEKWSIGNSVIFAFTVITTIGYGHVAPETFEGRLFLIFYGVIGVPFTLLTIADLGMFLTRFLKNLLTMARRFAHYLVKLYQKAKKQRNKSQKTSPVMPDSERSEVWNTGKEMKEMSMRTAREPGEGDEIEVIENGNDENGKEEDEEEPENNEPRKTEESIALGITFTCYLVAGAKILSVYEPEMDFFKALYFNFVTLTTIGLGDFVPKSFDYLLITLIYIGIGLALTTMAIEIAADLLKKLHYIGRKMENVGQAVVWFGGKKMTMKSLVKHLGDQFNIPEEELANFDMSAFVDNAIKVEKGEIATLRKPPTPPVVFRERAFSFSNVRNSSESALKYVDDNRFSKTTQPTIYTVIIHETTRTIDTLHNLADAIRRDPSIPRLDLDVHYLTDMSAPTSFDENYLRTYTNARRK; encoded by the exons ATGAAGTGCAGCTTCCACATTCCCGAAAAATATCAATgg GCGAGTACACTCTTCGTTCATGTTGCTCTTATTGCTGGTGTAGCTGTCTACACTGTCTTTGGTGCTCTTTCAATGCAATGGCTTGAATCTCCAGATAGAGT acGTGCTCTTCTGAAGCGTGAGTTGAAACCAGTAGAGAGTCTTCCACCACCTCCATCAATATCTGGTCTACCTGATAGAATAACACGAGTGTATCTTGGAGAGGAACTGGCAATTTTGGATCCTGGT GTTCACGAATGCCTCGAACGAACAATTCTTACGTTATTCCATGACACCAAGTGTGATCCATATAGCTTTGAGCATTTAAATATTGAACTAATTGATAGATGTTACGCAGAAGCAAATGTTCCAATTCCTGAAGGATATGGGGGTCAACCTAGAAAAAAGATTAAGaacaaagaagaagaaaaagatgtAATCGATGAAACTCCTGCAGAAAAATGGTCAATTGGAAATTCTGTCATCTTTGCGTTCACCGTTATTACAACTATAG GATATGGTCACGTGGCACCTGAGACGTTTGAAGGTCGTCTATTTCTAATCTTCTATGGCGTTATTGGAGTCCCATTCACTTTACTGACGATTGCTGATTTGGGAATGTTCTTAACAAGATTTCTAAAGAATCTTCTAACAATGGCAAGAAGATTTGCACATTATTTGGTGAAACTGTATCAAAAAGCaaagaaacaaagaaat AAATCCCAGAAAACGAGTCCAGTGATGCCAGATTCTGAGAGATCAGAAGTTTGGAATACTGGAAAAGAGATGAAAGAAATGAGTATGAGAACTGCTAGAGAACCTGGAGAAGGTGATGAAATtgaagtaattgaaaatggaaatgatgagaatggaaaagaagaagatgaggaGGAGCCGGAGAATAATGAACCGAG AAAAACGGAAGAATCAATAGCTCTTGGAATAACATTCACATGCTATCTCGTGGCCGgagcaaaaattttatcagtttacGAGCCAGAAATGGACTTTTTCAAAGCTTTATACTTCAATTTTGTGACACTTACCACCATTGGACTGGGAGATTTTGTACCGAAAAG tttcgaTTATCTTCTCATTACTCTAATTTACATTGGAATTGGCTTGGCTCTGACTACAATGGCAATTGAAATTGCAGctgatttattgaaaaagttgcattatattggaagaaaaatggaaaatgttggTCAGGCAGTTGTTTGGTTTGGAggaaaaaa AATGACCATGAAATCATTGGTTAAACATTTGGGAGATCAATTCAACATTCCAGAAGAAGAACTTGCAAATTTCGATATGTCAGCATTTGTGGATAATGCAATAAAAGTCGAAAAAGGAGAGATTGCAACGTTGAGG aagccGCCTACACCGCCTGTTGTATTTCGTGAACGTGCATTCAGTTTCAGCAATGTCAGAAATTCGAGTGAAAGTGCTCTCAAATATGTAGACGATAATCGATTCAGTAAGACAACTCAGCCAACTATATATACAGTAATCATACACGAAACCACACGTACAATTGACACTTTGCACAATTTGGCAGATGCTATTCGGAGAGATCCATCG ATTCCGCGCCTGGACCTAGACGTCCACTATCTGACGGATATGTCAGCTCCCACATCATTCGACGAAAACTATCTTCGAACCTATACAAATGCACGTAGAAAATAG